CGGCTTTATCGAGGCGAATGGTTTTACCAGGAGGATGTGCGGGAGTTTGTTACTCCCGATCTGGCACCGGCAATCGGAGAGCAGCTAGCGATCGCAACTTCACCTGAGGTCCGTGAGTTACTCGTCGAGATGATCAGATTTGGCCAGATGACGTCAATGGCCGCGGACCTGCGGACAATCGCCTGCGATCAGACCGAAGGTCTTCGCGTCAGGGCGGAGGCTTGTCTTGCACTGGCGGATTTGAACGATTTTTCATTTGCCCATGATGTACTTGCGGCTGCGCTTCTGTCGACCGCTCCCAAGCACGAGGATACGCAAAGCGCGCCGTCGTGGAACTTGTTCGTGGCCAGTGCTGTGCGATACGTCGTGCCCGCCGGTGTTTCTCTCCTGGATGCAATCGCTCTCGTGGATCGCTTCCGCCGGGAAGCCAAAAATTATGCATCAGCCACCGCAATGTTGCTGGAGGGGCTGGTTGCCGAACTATCATTGGATCAATTGGGGAACTGGCTTCAGATTTTCCTTCGGTTCGCGCGCGCTCCGCGAAAGAGTGACCGGGATATGATGCCGACGATCCAGCCGAGGTTCAGGATGCTTGGCGCCCCCATTTGCCAGGCATTGGACAGGCTGCTGCAGCACGGTGGCGAAGTGTTGCCAAAGGCGGTACGGCTCGAAGCACTCGAATTTGTCTTCGGTCTTAACGGAAGGCAGAGCTATTCGCTGCGCGAGACCAGCTTCGACAAGCTCGCGACGACCATCCGTCCGTTGAACGACCTGAAGATCGACCTAATCTTGATGCGCCTCGCTTTGTTCGAAAATATGCAGAGTGAATGGTACGTGGCGCGCCAGGCAGTCGGCCCGCTCAAGATCGATCGAAGCGATAAGGCAGTCGAGGTATTCAATTCGAAAGATATCGAGCGCCTTGGCGCCCTCATGGCCGAGGAGCAGACTGAAAGGGATCGGGATCTGTATTTCACCTGCGCCCAATTCGTGTTTGACGAGATCCGGGACGCTGAAGAACGCAAACACGCAAACGCCATTCTTAGAAACCTTGCGCGGACCCATGGCAGCAGCGAGTTAAAGCGCGCCTATGGCCACCTAGCGCCGATAAGACGGCTGAAGCATCAGTTTCGTCATAAGGACTGGTACCAGATCAAACACAGGTTTCACGCTAGTGTCGATTCAGTGATCGATGCATGCTGGAAGCTCCGTAACGGAGCAACGTTTCTCAGGGATTTCCGTGGTTTGTCCCAGGGGCGCAGACCTGGTTATCTGGCTTGGGCGGTAAACAAGAGTCCAAATGACCTTGGTCCAGCAGTCATAGAACGCATGCGCGAGCGCCATGGCCAGCTGATTGCGGGATTGTTCGCCTCCGGCTTCAAAAGGTACTGGCGAGAAAACGGGATTACCTACCCCGCACAAAGCGACTATCAGGCCATGATCGGATTGACCGGCCTTGCCCTGCAATCGCTGAGCGAACTGGCGAACCTGTCCGATGACTTGATAGAACGGGCCTTCACCTACGGCTTTTCTAACATGAACGGCTTTCCGGACTGGATGCCGGCTCTTATCACGTTGAAGCCCGGAATTTTCGTGACCGTGGCGACGACCGTTCTCACGCAGGACATTACCTCGAGCAGTGAAGAGAAGTTTTCCTCGGACGGGTTCAGTCGCATAGCCTATTCCACCTCTGCAATCCGTGAGCTTACAGCGGCACCACTGTTCCAACTGCTTCAAACCGCAGGGATCCCCGAGAATCGTCGCGACTTGGAAATGGCTCTCACGATAATTGCCCGGAGTCATGCGGTCTCGGCCTCACAACTATCACCGATTCTCCGCCAGCAATTCGCAGCCCATGTGATAGAGTTTAGGTTCGCCGAAGCGTGGCTCTGGCTTGATGCCTTGTTCGCTATTGATTCGGCAGCTGCCTGGTCTACATGGATCGCGACCTTCGGAGCACTATGGAGCCCGTCCAGCGCAAGCCTGTTCAAGCGCTACATGGGGCGCGAAGAGTTGTCCAACTCACGTGCCGAAGAGCGCGCCGAGGAGCGGGACGCACTTGATGCCGATGCTCAAACACTGTGTCATCTCATCAAGGCCGCTTATCTTGTTTGGCCACCAAGCAATGACCCCGTCCATGAAGACGCCTACTCGCCCGGCATTGACGACAAGGCGACATCCAGACGCGGCTACTATCTAAACGGGCTGGCGGCGCTTGGTAACGAGGATGCGTTGCAAGCCCTCGATAGGTGTAGCCGCTTGCCAACATAACGGCTCGTGCTCGCCAACATCGGCATTTTCTGCTCAGATTATCTGACAATGGAGAACGTGCCCTGCTCACGCTCTTTGCCAACGTGCTCGCCAACATCCGAGGCTGCTCGCAAACGACGGCCACGTGCTCAGATTAATTGCCAGCGAGAGCGTGGGTCAAGCCGGCACGCCTGCCTGACGCAGTTGCTCGGTCAAGGCCGAGTTGATCGACGATGGCGCCACGGGCTGCGAGGCCATTTGGATAAGCGGTCTCTATTGCGGGTTCCGGAAAACGGTGTCCGCCATACGCTCAGCCCAGCCGCAGTCGAGGGCAGCGAAGGCAATGGGCGATCCCCGCCGGTGACCGCGGCGCGGGGGAGCCCAAGCTGGTCTGCCAACCGCACCACCTTGTCGAGCCGCTCTTCGGTCCGGCTCTTCTGGTATTTGCGATAGCGAAAGAGGGGAACCGCCCCGCGCGAAGGCTGGAACGGCCCGAGGCGCTTGCCCTCATGCTCGACGAACAGTTCCAGATCGAACAGGCCCCAGAGCAAGGTCACCGTCTCGCCGGCAAGTTCGGGCTCGACCTCATAGGATGCGCCTTCGACCGAAACGGTTGCGTCTCCAGCGACCGTCCGTCGTTCCGGCTCGCGCGCAAAGGCGCAGAACCGCTCCCACGAGCACATGGCTCGCACCCCGTCAGGCGGAAGGTTTCCGCCTATAAGTTTGTAACCCCCCAAAAAAAAAGGAAGTGCTACCCAAAACTAAGCGCAGTAACAGCGTATACCCGTCAAATTTGAGGATTGCAATTTTTCCTACATTTGGTGCTTATTTTTTAGCGTGGTTGGCGAGTTGGCTTCTTGCCGGCATATACGGTGGGTGATGCCGCGCAATTGGATGCCTATCACGATCTTTGATTGCAACACTCTAACCAGGAGGAATTTCCATGAGCGATCTAAAGTATGGCAAAGGCGACGAGGCCGAGGCCCTCAAGCTAGCAATTAGGGAACTTAGCGAGGCCCAGAAGATTGTCCATACCGCGCTGATTTCTGAGAAACTTGAGAAGGTCTCCAAGCTGCTCGCCACCGTACAGGTTTAGAGTTGGTTCAAGTATTGGGTCCTTGCAGATTGTGTCGAGGACCCATGCATTCACGGCATCTCCACACGAGTTGGCGCAGGCTCTCGCCGGGTAGTCGAGGCGATTTGTGACGCTATGTCTTTTCAAAACGGGGGGAAATGATGTCCATTGGTAAAGCGAGCACGGCTTACGCTGATCTACCTCATATTGTTGCTGCGCGAGAGCGCATCGAGAACCTTTGGGCTGCCGGCACTGACTATTCCAAGGACATCGTTGACGACGCACGTTCCAATAATCGTATGTTGCACCTCGACCTGGACTTGACCGGCGAGTGCAAGCTCAATTGCTTTTATTGCGACCGGACGCCCGATAGATACAATTCCGTACCCAACCGTGTTGAACTGACAACTGCGGAGCGCCTCGATTTGATCGAGCAGGCCCGCAACCTCGGTGCCACCACTGTCGAATTTCCCGGTGCTGGTGAACCTATGATCGATGTGGGATTTTGGGACATAATTGCTGGTGTTCATGGTCATGGGATGACGCCCGTCATATTCACGAGCGGCTACCATCTTGACCGTTCGGCAGCTGACCGGCTTTTTCAGCTCGGGGCCACTGTTTTTATCAAGCACAACTCAAGCGATACGCATATCCAAGATAAAATGGTTGGCTTGGCCGGCTATGCCGAGAAAGCCAACGCAGGCCTTCATTACCTTCTCGAAAAGGGCTTCAACCAATCGATACCAACGCGTGTAGCAGTTGATATGGTTGTAACGCCACAGTTTAACGAGTCGAAAGATTTCGAAGAGGTCGTCGAACTCCATCGGTGGTGCCGAAT
This genomic stretch from Sinorhizobium fredii USDA 257 harbors:
- a CDS encoding radical SAM/SPASM domain-containing protein, with product MSIGKASTAYADLPHIVAARERIENLWAAGTDYSKDIVDDARSNNRMLHLDLDLTGECKLNCFYCDRTPDRYNSVPNRVELTTAERLDLIEQARNLGATTVEFPGAGEPMIDVGFWDIIAGVHGHGMTPVIFTSGYHLDRSAADRLFQLGATVFIKHNSSDTHIQDKMVGLAGYAEKANAGLHYLLEKGFNQSIPTRVAVDMVVTPQFNESKDFEEVVELHRWCRINNVHNYIVTLIPEGRADRAAMILERERSNNMLEAVRKVDEQEFGLTYKPSRPMSGGYRCRQVNVGLFVNLFGEVYDCNGLGRFLGHVRCDSLETIWNSKFARHVRTPVQDGFCLLRERVWDSVQSSGMERKLHLYRRFEGRHGADEVVERGLHAMHQGEETPTVVPSAGSV